The following is a genomic window from Strongyloides ratti genome assembly S_ratti_ED321, chromosome : 1.
TAGAttcttctatttttattaaatctaCCTGATGGTGACAAAAGTCTTCATGATGTCAATTCAATATGCCAACGACGTGGATGGTCACTTATAATTTGTTATAGTTTTCAGGAGGCAGCAGAATATCTTGAAAATCTAGCAAAGGCATCTCAACACAATGAACAAACAATTATGAAACAGTATCaggattataaaaaaaatgttcaaacattaaaaaagaaacaatgTAATGTTGTTGAAGAGGAAGATTCAAACAAAGAAATATGCAAAATagctttaaattttttgacatCTATTCGTTCTATAAATACAAGTGATGCAATGAGTCTTTTAGATAATTTTGGTTCAATACGTAAAATCTCAGATGCCACTGAAGAGGAATTATGTGCTGTATCAGGGTTGGGGAGAATAAAAGCAagaaatattgttaatttttttaaacaatcttttttgaaacaatatggaaaaataagatgaaattttttttttgacttgtattttgtatattttttttaatatatatgtatataatgtgaatttaattttttaatatttttatatatatattattcgTTAATTCGATtattagttattttatattttatttttagtagtaaaatttaatagttatttttttctagaattgaatcaaaaaaatatgtctGATGTTCCTGATAATGCTAATGCTTCCTGCCCTGGCACAGGAAGTAGTAATGCTGGTAAAGTATCCAGTTGTGCTGGATGTCCTAATCAAAGTGCCTGCGCATCAGGTAAAGGTCCTGCACCTGATGCAGATTTAGTTTTTGTTTCTGATAGATTAAAGGATGTTAAACATaagattttaattttatctggTAAAGGTGGTGTTGGAAAAAGTACAATGACATCAAATTTAGCTTTGGCTCTTTCTCAAGATCCAAAAATTAATGTAGCTATTCTTGATGTTGATATTTGTGGGCCATCACAAGCAAGAATGATGGGTGTAGAGGGTGAATCTGTTCATGATTCTGCCGATGGATGGTCacctatatatattaaagataacTTATGTGTTATGTCAATAGCATTTTTACTTTCTGGAAGAAATGATGCTGTAATTTGGCGTGGAGCAAGAAAAAATGCCttgataaaacaatttttaaaagatgtcGATTGGGGTGAAATtgattatcttttaatagaTACTCCTCCAGGAACTTCAGATGAACATATAAGTATTGTTCAAATGTTACTTCAAGCATCAACATTAGATGGTGCATTAATTGTAACAACTCCTCAGGAAGTTTCTTTACTTGATGTTAGAAAAGAAGTTAGTTTATTATgcttttattttctttttaacaatGAAATTTTcagataaatttttgttcaAAAACTAAGGTTCCTGTTATTGgtgttattgaaaatatgTCATATTTTGTTTGTCCTTGTTGTAACAAAGAAACAGAACTTTTTCCATCAACAACTGGAGGTGCAAAAGGTATGTGCGATGAATTGGGATTAAAATTGCTTGGAACTCTTCCACAAGATCCAAGAATGGCAGCTACTGTTGATAAAGGAGAAGACTTCTTTGAGAAATACCCTGATACTCCTTTGTGTAAAGCTTTTCTTGAATTAGGAAACCAAATAAAAAGCTTACTTAATAAATAGAATCTCCTAATCttattaagtttttttttgttacaattattttttttaaactttaagtacttgttatttaatatgtataaaaataaatggaaTGTTTAAGGTGCTTATCAACGTGTTTTAAcgttaaatatttgtttaattatttaaaaaaatttttttttgataatactaattttttgataaatatagttaaaaataatgacaCATCGTGTTGTCATAACAGGGCTTGGTGCAATATCCCCATATGGTGTAGGAGTGGAAACATTATGGAAAGGTCTTCAGTCAATGAAGTCtccatttatttttgatgatAAATTAGGAATTGTATGTGGTAGACTTAGTAATAAGTATGATGATCAATTAAAAGAAGCAGGAAAAAAGTATAGACATATTAATAGAATAGGAACTTTTAGTCTTTTAGCTGCTGGAGAAGCAATAAAAGATGCTGGtttagaaaatgaaaatCACCATGAAACTGGTGTTAATATTGGAGTAGGATTTACTGATCttgaaaaaattgttgaagTTGGAAAAATgattgaagaaaaaaaagaaagaagaGTATCTCCATATTTTAttccaaatattttaacaaatattccTTCAAGTTATGTGGCTATGGAGTATAATTTATTAGGAGGTAGTCAAAGTTGTTCTGCTGCCTGTGCTACAGGTATAACTTCAATAGGTGATGCCtttttaagtataaaatttgGACAAACTAAAAGAATGTTAGCAGGGGCAATTGATTCAGCAATAAATTCTTTAACAAAAGTTGGTTTTCAACAATTAAGAGCTTTAACTAGAAATAAAAATCCAGAATTAGCATCAAGACCATTTGATGAGAAACGGGATGGTTTTGTTTTAAGTGAAGGTGGTGGTTTAGTAGTTCTTGAAAGATTAGAAGATGCATTGTCAAGAAAAGCAAAAATATATGGAGAAATTTTAGGTTATGGTATTTCATCAGATGCTCATCATTTAACATCACCACGTGAGGATGGACTTGGTAGTCTATTATCAATGCAAAGATGCATTAGTTCATCAAACATCAATCCAATAAATATAAGTTATGTTAATGCTCATGCAACATCAACACAAATAGGTGACAAAGTTGAATCGGCTTCAATATCAAATCTTCTTCCAACCGTCATGGTTTCTTCCTATAAAGGTCACCTTGGACATACATTGGCTGGTGCTGGTGCATTAGAAGCAATCGGCACAGCATTAAGCATCAAGAATAAGAAGATTATTGGAACATTAAATTTGGAAAAACTAGATTTTGCAACAAATAATagaatgataaataattgtCATGTTTGGGATgatgataacaaaaaaaagatatcattaataaattcttttgGATTTGGTGGTGTTTATGGTACATTGTGTTTATCAGAGtattatgatttttaaaaaaaaaaactaaaaaaacataattcattttttgataataaagttaatattactaataaaattttatctacctattatttatcataatattaaataaccggataattaattataagataagagaaaaaatatacaaaaatagaGGAAAAGTccataaaaaaacaaagaaagctaataaagtaaaaggagattttttgttatataaagctctaaaatttaaagtttaaaaaaaacaaaagattaaaaattcaataaaaattattagtataTTAGAATGACAAAGGTAggtattgaaaataaaataaaaaaaaaagaaaaggaCAAGACtagtaattatatttatgcttaaattatataaacttGTTTAAATAGATACAAATCACTATCAGACAATTAGATGCGGTAATTGATAAGTATATAGAAAGTgaaaataatctttaaatattaaaaataataaaaaaaaatatatataaattttaa
Proteins encoded in this region:
- a CDS encoding DNA excision repair protein ERCC-1; its protein translation is MCSHEYSTEMSCDFEPGKECGVLFLTMKFHRLNPEYIEARYGHLSAYKIKILLFLLNLPDGDKSLHDVNSICQRRGWSLIICYSFQEAAEYLENLAKASQHNEQTIMKQYQDYKKNVQTLKKKQCNVVEEEDSNKEICKIALNFLTSIRSINTSDAMSLLDNFGSIRKISDATEEELCAVSGLGRIKARNIVNFFKQSFLKQYGKIR
- a CDS encoding Cytosolic Fe-S cluster assembly factor NUBP1, with product MSDVPDNANASCPGTGSSNAGKVSSCAGCPNQSACASGKGPAPDADLVFVSDRLKDVKHKILILSGKGGVGKSTMTSNLALALSQDPKINVAILDVDICGPSQARMMGVEGESVHDSADGWSPIYIKDNLCVMSIAFLLSGRNDAVIWRGARKNALIKQFLKDVDWGEIDYLLIDTPPGTSDEHISIVQMLLQASTLDGALIVTTPQEVSLLDVRKEINFCSKTKVPVIGVIENMSYFVCPCCNKETELFPSTTGGAKGMCDELGLKLLGTLPQDPRMAATVDKGEDFFEKYPDTPLCKAFLELGNQIKSLLNK
- a CDS encoding Beta-ketoacyl synthase, N-terminal domain and Beta-ketoacyl synthase, C-terminal domain and Thiolase-like, subgroup domain and Thiolase-like domain and Polyketide synthase, beta-ketoacyl synthase domain-containing protein, yielding MTHRVVITGLGAISPYGVGVETLWKGLQSMKSPFIFDDKLGIVCGRLSNKYDDQLKEAGKKYRHINRIGTFSLLAAGEAIKDAGLENENHHETGVNIGVGFTDLEKIVEVGKMIEEKKERRVSPYFIPNILTNIPSSYVAMEYNLLGGSQSCSAACATGITSIGDAFLSIKFGQTKRMLAGAIDSAINSLTKVGFQQLRALTRNKNPELASRPFDEKRDGFVLSEGGGLVVLERLEDALSRKAKIYGEILGYGISSDAHHLTSPREDGLGSLLSMQRCISSSNINPINISYVNAHATSTQIGDKVESASISNLLPTVMVSSYKGHLGHTLAGAGALEAIGTALSIKNKKIIGTLNLEKLDFATNNRMINNCHVWDDDNKKKISLINSFGFGGVYGTLCLSEYYDF